One Paenisporosarcina sp. FSL H8-0542 genomic region harbors:
- the rplJ gene encoding 50S ribosomal protein L10 — MSRAIEAKKVRVEEITEKFQTAATAVVVDYRGLSVSQVTELRKQLREAGVEFKVYKNTMTRRAVEVAGLEGLNESLTGPNAIAFSTEDVVAPAKILNDFAKKNENLEIKAGVIEGAIATAEDIKALAELPSREGLLSMLLSVLQAPMRNFALATKAVAEQKEEQGA, encoded by the coding sequence ATGAGCAGAGCAATCGAAGCTAAAAAAGTTCGTGTTGAAGAAATTACTGAAAAGTTCCAAACAGCAGCAACTGCAGTAGTAGTTGACTACCGTGGCTTGAGTGTTTCTCAAGTAACTGAACTTCGTAAACAACTTCGTGAAGCTGGCGTTGAATTCAAAGTGTATAAAAACACAATGACTCGCCGTGCAGTTGAAGTTGCTGGTCTTGAAGGCTTGAACGAAAGTCTTACAGGTCCAAACGCAATTGCGTTTTCAACAGAAGACGTAGTAGCGCCAGCGAAAATCCTTAACGATTTCGCTAAAAAGAACGAGAACCTTGAAATCAAAGCTGGTGTGATCGAAGGTGCAATCGCAACTGCTGAAGATATTAAAGCACTTGCAGAACTTCCTTCTCGCGAAGGTTTGTTGTCAATGCTACTCAGCGTTCTACAAGCTCCAATGCGCAACTTCGCGCTTGCAACAAAAGCTGTTGCAGAACAAAAAGAAGAGCAAGGCGCGTAA
- the rplA gene encoding 50S ribosomal protein L1 produces MAKKGKKLQDAAKLVDRTKLYAAQEAIELAKKTSTVNFDATVEVAFKLGIDTRKNDQQIRGAVVLPNGTGKTQRVLVFAKGEKLKEAEAAGADFVGDTEFINKIQQGWFDFDVIVATPDMMGEVGKLGRVLGPKGLMPNPKTGTVTFDVTKAIEEIKAGKVEYRADKAGIIHAPIGKVSFDDNKLVENFLAVFDVVQKAKPAAAKGTYMKSVNVTTTMGPSVKVDSSSVKVNK; encoded by the coding sequence ATGGCTAAAAAAGGTAAAAAGTTGCAAGATGCAGCGAAATTGGTAGACCGTACTAAATTGTACGCAGCTCAAGAGGCAATCGAACTTGCTAAAAAAACGAGCACTGTTAACTTTGACGCAACAGTTGAAGTGGCATTCAAATTAGGAATCGACACACGTAAAAATGACCAACAAATCCGTGGAGCAGTAGTACTTCCAAACGGAACTGGTAAAACTCAACGTGTATTAGTTTTCGCTAAAGGCGAAAAATTAAAAGAAGCAGAAGCTGCTGGCGCTGACTTTGTTGGCGATACAGAGTTCATTAACAAAATCCAACAAGGATGGTTTGACTTCGATGTAATCGTAGCTACTCCTGACATGATGGGTGAAGTTGGTAAATTAGGTCGCGTTTTAGGACCAAAAGGCTTAATGCCAAACCCTAAAACTGGTACTGTAACATTCGACGTAACTAAAGCGATCGAAGAAATCAAGGCTGGTAAAGTTGAGTACCGTGCTGACAAAGCTGGTATTATCCATGCACCAATCGGTAAAGTTTCTTTCGACGACAACAAGTTAGTTGAAAACTTCTTGGCAGTATTTGATGTAGTTCAAAAAGCTAAGCCTGCGGCAGCTAAAGGAACTTACATGAAATCAGTTAACGTTACAACTACAATGGGTCCATCTGTAAAAGTGGATTCTTCTAGCGTAAAAGTTAACAAATAA
- a CDS encoding methyltransferase, giving the protein MADHYYSKKPQTESKPKSWSFTLRGELFHFETDTGVFSKSEVDFGSRVLIDAFVMPATEGPVLDVGCGYGPIGLSIAKTEADRTIHMVDINERAVQLSRKNAEGNGVQNVRIYESDGLTDVTETDFAAILTNPPIRAGKQTIFRFYLDAYAKLRVGGELWVVIQKKQGAPSTFDRLEGIFGQVEVIDKVRGYWIIKAEKVK; this is encoded by the coding sequence ATGGCTGATCATTATTATTCAAAAAAACCTCAAACTGAAAGTAAGCCTAAGTCATGGAGTTTTACACTGCGTGGTGAGCTGTTTCATTTTGAAACGGATACGGGTGTTTTCAGTAAAAGCGAAGTAGATTTTGGGTCCCGTGTTTTAATTGATGCGTTTGTAATGCCTGCGACTGAAGGACCTGTGCTTGATGTAGGGTGTGGGTATGGACCAATTGGTTTATCCATCGCTAAAACTGAGGCAGATCGTACAATTCACATGGTGGACATCAACGAACGTGCAGTGCAACTTTCGCGTAAAAATGCGGAGGGTAACGGGGTACAAAATGTACGAATCTATGAAAGTGACGGGTTAACCGACGTTACGGAAACTGACTTTGCTGCAATATTAACAAACCCGCCGATCCGTGCTGGAAAACAAACGATTTTTCGTTTTTATTTAGATGCCTATGCGAAATTGCGTGTGGGTGGAGAGTTGTGGGTTGTCATTCAGAAGAAACAAGGAGCTCCGTCAACTTTCGATCGATTAGAAGGAATTTTCGGTCAAGTTGAAGTGATCGATAAGGTAAGAGGTTACTGGATCATTAAGGCTGAGAAAGTCAAATGA
- the rpoB gene encoding DNA-directed RNA polymerase subunit beta, with protein MAGQLVQYGQHRQRRSFARINEVLELPNLIEIQTASYEWFLEEGLREMFRDISPIADFTGNLSLEFIDYTLGEPKYPVDESKERDVTYAAPLRVKVRLHNKETDEVKEQDVFMGDFPLMTETGTFVINGAERVIVSQLVRSPSVYFHDKTDKNGKKGFGATVIPNRGAWLEYEIDAKDVVYVRIDRTRKLPVTVLLRALGFGSDQEIIDLIGDNEYLRNTLEKDNTESTDKALLEIYERLRPGEPPTVESAKSLLYSRFFDPKRYDLANVGRYKMNKKLHIKNRLFNQTVAETLVDPETGEILAEQGAVIDRRLLDRLIPHLENGIGFRTISQVGGVLEGDITLQSIKIYAPNNEAQQEINVISNAYIEDAIKNITPADIISSVSYFFGLLYNIGNTDDIDHLGNRRLRSVGELLQNQFRIGLSRMERVVRERMSINDTQSIVPQQLINIRPVIASIKEFFGSSQLSQFMDQTNPLAELTHKRRLSALGPGGLTRERAGFEVRDVHYSHYGRMCPIETPEGPNIGLINSLSSFAKVNKFGFIETPYRRVDPETGLVTTRIDYLTADEEDNYVVAQANARLSDNGEFVDEEVVGRFRGDNTVFKRSSIDYMDVSPKQVVSAATACIPFLENDDSNRALMGANMQRQAVPLLNPEAPFVGTGMEHVNARDSGAAVIAKFDGIVEHVEAKEIRVRRIEEIDGKEVKGDLTKYKLQKFIRSNQGTSYNQRPIVKVGDRVKPLDILADGPSMERGEMALGRNVLVAFMTWDGFNYEDAVIMSERLVKDDVYTSVHIEEYESESRDTKLGPEEITRDIPNVGEEALRNLDDRGIIRVGAEVRDGDILVGKVTPKGVTELTAEERLLHAIFGEKAREVRDTSLRVPHGAGGIILDVKVFNREDGDELPPGVNQLVRAYIVQKRKISVGDKMAGRHGNKGVISRILPEEDMPFLPDGTPVDIMLNPLGVPSRMNIGQVLELHLGMASRTLGIHMASPVFDGANEADVWDTMEEAGMNRDGKTTLYDGRSGEPFDNRVSVGIMYMIKLAHMVDDKLHARSTGPYSLVTQQPLGGKAQFGGQRFGEMEVWALEAYGAAYTLQEILTVKSDDVVGRVKTYEAIVKGESVPEPGVPESFKVLIKELQSLGMDVKMMTINDQEIELRDLDEEDDLQPADALNILPMTDEVPVGSAE; from the coding sequence TTGGCAGGTCAACTAGTTCAGTACGGACAACACCGCCAGCGCAGAAGTTTTGCGCGTATTAATGAGGTGCTGGAACTTCCGAATTTAATCGAAATTCAAACAGCATCTTATGAATGGTTCCTGGAAGAAGGTTTGCGTGAAATGTTCCGAGACATTTCTCCGATTGCAGACTTCACAGGTAATCTTTCACTGGAATTCATCGATTATACATTAGGTGAACCTAAGTATCCGGTCGATGAATCAAAAGAACGTGACGTAACTTACGCTGCACCACTTCGCGTAAAAGTACGTTTGCACAACAAAGAAACAGATGAAGTGAAAGAACAAGATGTGTTTATGGGTGATTTCCCACTCATGACAGAAACAGGTACTTTCGTCATCAACGGTGCTGAGCGCGTAATCGTATCTCAGTTAGTCCGTTCACCAAGTGTTTACTTCCATGATAAGACAGATAAAAACGGTAAAAAAGGTTTCGGTGCAACGGTTATTCCTAACCGTGGCGCATGGTTGGAATACGAAATCGATGCGAAGGACGTAGTATATGTACGTATCGATCGCACACGTAAATTACCAGTAACGGTACTTCTGCGTGCACTTGGCTTTGGTTCTGATCAAGAAATTATCGACCTTATCGGCGATAACGAATACCTTCGTAATACTTTAGAAAAAGATAACACGGAGAGCACAGATAAAGCGTTGCTTGAAATTTATGAGCGTCTTCGTCCAGGCGAGCCGCCAACAGTTGAAAGTGCGAAGAGCCTGTTGTACTCACGTTTCTTCGATCCAAAACGCTATGACTTAGCGAATGTTGGTCGTTACAAAATGAACAAAAAACTGCACATTAAAAACCGTCTATTCAACCAGACAGTAGCTGAAACGCTAGTTGATCCAGAAACTGGTGAAATTTTAGCGGAACAAGGTGCAGTGATTGACCGTCGTTTACTTGATCGTTTAATCCCACATCTTGAGAATGGAATCGGATTCCGCACAATTTCTCAAGTAGGTGGCGTATTAGAAGGCGATATCACGTTACAATCAATCAAAATTTACGCTCCAAACAATGAAGCGCAACAAGAAATTAATGTCATCAGCAATGCTTATATTGAAGATGCGATAAAAAACATCACACCTGCTGATATTATTTCTTCTGTTAGTTACTTCTTCGGCCTACTTTACAACATTGGAAACACGGATGACATTGATCATCTAGGTAACCGTCGTTTACGTTCAGTAGGGGAACTATTACAAAATCAATTCCGTATTGGTCTTTCCCGTATGGAACGTGTGGTACGTGAGCGTATGTCAATTAACGACACACAATCTATAGTGCCACAACAATTGATTAATATCCGTCCGGTTATTGCATCAATTAAAGAGTTCTTTGGTAGTTCTCAGTTGTCTCAATTCATGGATCAAACAAATCCACTTGCTGAATTGACGCACAAACGCCGTCTATCGGCATTAGGACCCGGTGGTTTAACGCGTGAACGTGCTGGTTTTGAAGTACGTGACGTTCATTACTCCCACTACGGTCGTATGTGTCCGATTGAAACGCCTGAGGGACCAAACATTGGGTTGATCAACTCACTTTCAAGTTTCGCGAAAGTGAACAAATTCGGATTTATTGAAACACCTTACCGTCGCGTAGATCCTGAGACAGGCCTTGTGACAACTCGCATCGATTATTTAACAGCAGATGAAGAAGACAACTACGTAGTAGCGCAAGCTAATGCCCGTCTTTCTGACAATGGTGAATTTGTCGACGAAGAAGTTGTTGGTCGTTTCCGCGGAGATAACACGGTATTCAAACGTTCATCAATCGATTATATGGATGTATCGCCTAAACAAGTTGTTTCTGCAGCGACAGCGTGTATCCCGTTCTTAGAGAACGATGACTCCAACCGTGCCCTTATGGGTGCGAACATGCAACGTCAAGCGGTTCCATTGTTAAATCCTGAAGCTCCTTTTGTAGGAACAGGGATGGAACATGTGAATGCGCGTGACTCGGGTGCTGCGGTCATCGCTAAGTTTGACGGAATCGTTGAACATGTAGAAGCGAAAGAAATTCGAGTTCGTCGCATTGAAGAAATCGACGGCAAAGAAGTTAAAGGCGATTTAACAAAATATAAATTACAAAAATTCATTCGTTCTAACCAAGGGACGAGTTATAACCAACGCCCAATCGTTAAAGTTGGCGATCGCGTGAAACCACTTGATATTCTTGCTGATGGTCCTTCTATGGAGCGCGGTGAGATGGCACTTGGACGTAACGTGCTTGTTGCTTTCATGACATGGGACGGTTTCAACTATGAAGATGCTGTTATCATGAGTGAACGTCTTGTAAAAGACGATGTGTACACTTCTGTGCATATCGAAGAATACGAGTCAGAATCCCGTGATACTAAGCTCGGACCTGAAGAAATCACACGTGATATTCCAAACGTGGGTGAAGAAGCGCTTCGTAACTTAGATGACCGCGGAATCATTCGTGTCGGTGCGGAAGTTCGCGACGGCGATATCTTAGTAGGTAAAGTAACACCTAAAGGGGTTACTGAGTTAACGGCTGAAGAACGTTTATTACATGCAATCTTTGGTGAAAAAGCACGTGAAGTCCGTGATACTTCTCTACGTGTACCTCATGGTGCAGGCGGAATTATCCTGGATGTTAAAGTGTTTAACCGCGAAGATGGCGACGAGCTTCCACCAGGTGTGAACCAACTCGTTCGTGCATACATCGTTCAAAAACGTAAAATCTCTGTTGGGGATAAAATGGCTGGACGTCATGGTAACAAAGGTGTTATCTCGCGTATCCTTCCAGAAGAAGACATGCCTTTCCTTCCGGACGGCACACCAGTTGATATCATGCTTAACCCTCTAGGGGTTCCATCTCGTATGAACATCGGTCAAGTATTGGAGCTTCACTTAGGTATGGCTTCCCGTACTCTTGGCATTCATATGGCTTCACCAGTATTTGATGGTGCCAATGAAGCTGACGTTTGGGATACGATGGAAGAAGCAGGTATGAACCGTGACGGTAAAACAACATTGTATGATGGTCGCTCAGGTGAGCCATTCGACAACCGCGTTTCTGTCGGGATTATGTATATGATTAAGTTAGCCCACATGGTTGACGATAAATTACATGCTCGTTCTACTGGACCTTACTCTCTTGTTACGCAACAACCGCTTGGTGGTAAAGCACAATTTGGTGGACAACGTTTCGGTGAGATGGAGGTTTGGGCACTTGAGGCATACGGTGCCGCTTACACACTTCAAGAAATCTTGACAGTGAAGTCCGATGACGTGGTAGGTCGTGTGAAAACATACGAAGCCATCGTTAAAGGTGAAAGCGTTCCAGAACCAGGTGTTCCAGAATCATTCAAAGTATTAATTAAAGAACTTCAAAGTTTAGGTATGGACGTTAAGATGATGACAATCAACGACCAAGAAATTGAATTGCGTGATTTGGATGAGGAAGACGATCTTCAACCAGCTGATGCACTCAACATCCTGCCAATGACGGACGAAGTGCCAGTCGGCTCAGCCGAATAA
- a CDS encoding NYN domain-containing protein, translated as MDILLVDGYNIIGAWKELRALKTDKLIDARDRLIEMMAEYKAYSGWRVIVVFDAHLVPGIEKKKKQYDVEVIFTRENETADERIEKLTSQLMTRRDQVHVATSDLTEQWVIFAQGALRKSARELEIEMELVQENITKKVKAIQEQRPFSKIQLSNEVAEIFEKWRRGMK; from the coding sequence ATGGACATTTTACTCGTCGATGGCTATAACATTATCGGCGCATGGAAAGAATTGCGTGCATTAAAAACAGACAAGCTCATTGATGCCAGAGACAGGCTGATTGAAATGATGGCGGAATACAAAGCTTATTCAGGTTGGCGAGTCATTGTAGTGTTTGATGCACATCTCGTACCTGGGATTGAAAAAAAGAAGAAACAATATGATGTCGAAGTTATTTTCACCAGGGAAAACGAAACTGCGGATGAACGTATTGAAAAATTAACATCACAATTAATGACAAGACGTGATCAAGTGCATGTAGCTACATCTGATTTGACGGAACAATGGGTGATTTTCGCACAAGGCGCACTAAGAAAGTCTGCACGAGAACTTGAAATTGAAATGGAGTTAGTTCAGGAGAATATCACGAAGAAGGTGAAGGCTATCCAGGAGCAGCGCCCGTTTTCCAAAATCCAGCTAAGTAATGAAGTGGCAGAAATTTTTGAAAAATGGCGCAGAGGGATGAAATGA
- the rplK gene encoding 50S ribosomal protein L11, translating into MAKKVVKVVKLQIPAGKANPAPPVGPALGQAGVNIMGFCKEFNARTADQAGLIIPVEISVFEDRSFTFITKTPPAAVLLKVAAGIQSGSGEPNRKKVATVKRDKVREIAEQKMPDLNAASVEAAMLMVEGTARSMGIVIED; encoded by the coding sequence GTGGCTAAAAAAGTTGTTAAGGTAGTAAAATTACAAATTCCTGCTGGTAAAGCAAATCCAGCACCGCCGGTTGGTCCAGCATTGGGTCAAGCAGGTGTTAATATCATGGGATTCTGTAAAGAATTCAACGCACGTACGGCAGATCAAGCTGGACTAATTATCCCTGTTGAAATTTCTGTATTTGAAGACCGTTCATTTACATTCATTACAAAAACTCCACCTGCAGCAGTATTACTTAAAGTGGCGGCTGGTATCCAGTCAGGTTCTGGTGAACCAAACCGCAAAAAAGTTGCTACGGTGAAGCGTGATAAAGTTCGCGAAATCGCTGAACAAAAAATGCCAGACCTAAACGCAGCATCAGTTGAAGCAGCTATGTTGATGGTTGAAGGTACTGCGCGCAGCATGGGTATCGTCATCGAAGACTAA
- the secE gene encoding preprotein translocase subunit SecE: MTNISGFFGNVVSEMRKVSWPKRKEMTRYTVIVLSTVVIMAVFFAVVDLGISQAFRWFLKL; the protein is encoded by the coding sequence ATGACTAATATCAGTGGTTTCTTTGGTAATGTTGTCTCGGAAATGAGAAAAGTTAGTTGGCCTAAACGTAAGGAAATGACTCGTTATACAGTCATTGTACTTTCAACGGTCGTAATTATGGCAGTATTTTTCGCAGTCGTTGACCTAGGAATTTCACAAGCGTTTCGCTGGTTCCTTAAACTGTAA
- the sigH gene encoding RNA polymerase sporulation sigma factor SigH, which translates to MIKSDYVHVKLHQFEDLLDDELVELVHTGDSDALDFLITKYRSFVRMKARSYFLIGADKEDIIQEGMIGLYKAIRDFRGDKLSSFRAFAELCITRQIITAIKTATRQKHIPLNSYVSLDKPIFDEESDRTLMDVISGSAIDDPEELMIHREDFDYMEEKMSEILSELERQVLALYLDGQSYHEISEELNRHVKSIDNALQRVKRKLERHIEIGGVH; encoded by the coding sequence TTGATTAAGAGTGACTATGTACACGTGAAGCTGCACCAATTTGAAGACTTACTAGATGACGAGCTTGTGGAATTGGTCCACACTGGCGATTCTGATGCGCTTGACTTTTTAATCACCAAATATCGATCTTTTGTGCGTATGAAAGCCAGGTCTTACTTTTTAATCGGGGCTGATAAAGAAGATATCATTCAAGAAGGAATGATTGGACTTTACAAAGCGATTCGTGATTTCAGAGGGGACAAGCTCTCATCGTTTCGAGCATTCGCAGAACTTTGTATTACACGTCAAATTATAACTGCTATCAAAACAGCTACACGTCAAAAGCATATCCCACTCAATTCATATGTGTCATTGGACAAGCCGATTTTTGATGAAGAATCAGACCGCACACTAATGGATGTGATTTCGGGCTCTGCTATTGATGATCCCGAAGAACTGATGATTCACCGTGAAGATTTTGATTACATGGAAGAAAAAATGAGTGAAATTCTGAGCGAATTGGAGAGGCAAGTACTTGCCTTGTATTTGGATGGACAGTCTTACCATGAAATTTCAGAAGAATTAAATCGTCATGTAAAATCCATAGACAACGCATTACAGCGTGTGAAGCGGAAACTTGAACGGCACATTGAAATTGGTGGCGTTCATTGA
- the rlmB gene encoding 23S rRNA (guanosine(2251)-2'-O)-methyltransferase RlmB, with the protein MTELDNEIVSGKNPVLEALRSGRDMNKVWVAEGVKKAGIAELLQLAKEAGIIVQFVPKNKVDQLTDGANHQGVAASVAAYRYAEIDELFERAASRNEDPFFLILDELEDPHNLGSILRTADATGVHGVIIPKRRAVGLTAVVAKTSTGAIEHVPVARVGNLAQTVEDLKKRGVWIAGTDAKGSADYRRMDAKLPLAIIIGSEGKGMSRLLKEKCDFLYNMPMVGRVTSLNASVAAAILMYEVLRNRLPVN; encoded by the coding sequence GTGACTGAACTTGACAATGAAATCGTATCAGGGAAAAATCCAGTGCTGGAGGCCCTTCGCTCCGGGCGAGATATGAACAAAGTATGGGTAGCGGAAGGTGTCAAGAAAGCGGGAATCGCCGAGTTGTTACAACTTGCGAAAGAAGCGGGCATCATCGTCCAGTTTGTGCCAAAAAACAAAGTGGACCAATTGACGGACGGAGCCAATCACCAAGGGGTAGCAGCTTCAGTAGCAGCTTATCGTTATGCAGAAATTGATGAGCTTTTCGAACGTGCTGCTTCACGCAATGAAGATCCATTCTTTTTGATTTTGGATGAGTTGGAAGATCCACATAACCTGGGTTCTATTTTGCGAACAGCTGATGCGACTGGCGTGCATGGTGTCATTATTCCGAAGCGTCGTGCAGTTGGACTAACTGCAGTCGTGGCGAAAACATCTACAGGGGCAATTGAGCATGTGCCGGTAGCACGCGTTGGTAATCTAGCACAAACTGTTGAAGATTTGAAAAAGCGTGGCGTGTGGATCGCGGGAACGGATGCTAAAGGCTCGGCTGATTACCGTCGCATGGATGCGAAATTACCATTGGCAATCATTATAGGCAGTGAAGGAAAAGGAATGAGTCGCTTGCTGAAAGAGAAGTGCGACTTCCTCTATAACATGCCGATGGTTGGGCGCGTAACGTCGTTAAATGCATCCGTAGCAGCTGCTATCCTGATGTACGAAGTATTGCGGAACCGCCTGCCGGTTAATTGA
- the nusG gene encoding transcription termination/antitermination protein NusG: protein MEKNWYVVHTYSGYENKVKANLEKRVETMGMSDLIFRVIIPEEQETDFKDGKKRTVMRKTFPGYVLVELVMTDDSWYVVRNTPGVTGFIGSSGGGAKPTPLLPEEVEFILKQMGMTERKIEAQYTVGEMVEVLEGPFAHFQGKVEEIDDAKGKLKVSVDMFGRETKMELDYDQVIKM from the coding sequence ATGGAAAAGAATTGGTATGTTGTTCACACGTATTCTGGATACGAGAACAAAGTAAAAGCAAATCTTGAAAAGCGTGTTGAAACGATGGGTATGTCCGATCTGATCTTCCGCGTCATTATCCCGGAAGAGCAAGAAACGGATTTTAAAGATGGTAAAAAACGTACAGTTATGCGTAAAACATTCCCTGGGTATGTTTTAGTTGAACTTGTGATGACAGACGATTCTTGGTATGTCGTGCGAAATACTCCAGGCGTTACTGGATTTATCGGTTCTTCAGGTGGTGGAGCAAAACCGACACCATTATTGCCGGAAGAAGTAGAATTCATCCTGAAACAAATGGGCATGACAGAGCGCAAAATTGAAGCGCAATACACGGTTGGGGAAATGGTTGAAGTTCTTGAAGGACCATTTGCACACTTCCAAGGTAAAGTGGAAGAGATTGATGATGCAAAAGGTAAGTTGAAAGTTTCTGTTGATATGTTTGGACGCGAAACGAAAATGGAACTTGACTACGACCAAGTTATTAAAATGTAA
- the rplL gene encoding 50S ribosomal protein L7/L12, with protein MNNTQILEAIKGMTVLELNDLVKAIEEEFGVTAAAPMAMAAGGGAAAEEEKTEFDVILNSAGDQKIKVIKVVREITGLGLKEAKEVVDNAPKALKEGVTKEESEEIKAKLEEVGASVEVK; from the coding sequence ATGAACAACACTCAAATCCTTGAAGCAATCAAAGGTATGACAGTTCTTGAATTAAACGACTTAGTAAAAGCAATCGAAGAAGAATTCGGCGTTACAGCTGCTGCACCAATGGCTATGGCTGCTGGTGGCGGTGCTGCTGCTGAAGAAGAAAAAACTGAATTTGATGTAATCCTTAACTCTGCAGGAGATCAAAAAATCAAAGTAATCAAAGTGGTTCGTGAAATCACTGGATTAGGTCTTAAAGAAGCTAAAGAAGTTGTAGATAACGCTCCTAAAGCTCTTAAAGAAGGCGTAACTAAAGAAGAATCAGAAGAAATCAAAGCTAAACTTGAAGAAGTTGGCGCTTCAGTAGAAGTTAAATAA
- the rpmG gene encoding 50S ribosomal protein L33 — translation MANKVVLSCVQCGSRNYTVPASKEGSSERLELKKYCSHCKAHTVHKQTL, via the coding sequence ATGGCTAATAAAGTCGTCTTAAGCTGTGTGCAATGTGGTTCGCGAAACTATACAGTTCCTGCTTCAAAAGAAGGATCGAGTGAGCGTCTGGAACTGAAAAAGTATTGCTCCCATTGCAAAGCGCATACGGTTCATAAGCAAACGTTGTAA